In the Actinomycetota bacterium genome, one interval contains:
- a CDS encoding DUF4395 domain-containing protein yields MARGATSGTTTHPTWAARLFSFPNPVNEVSARLVAGGVVLLALATIVFDQPWLTVVIAYGFVARALTGPTLSPLGQLVTRVITPRLPVAPKLVAGPPKRFAQGIGVVFSVTAAVLALGFGARGAADVVLGLLVVAATLESVFAYCVGCHLFALLMRIGLIPAEVCERCNDIWATAERA; encoded by the coding sequence ATGGCCAGAGGCGCGACATCCGGCACCACTACCCACCCGACGTGGGCCGCCAGGCTCTTCTCGTTCCCCAACCCGGTGAACGAGGTCTCGGCGCGCCTGGTCGCCGGAGGCGTGGTGCTGCTGGCGCTCGCCACGATCGTCTTCGACCAGCCGTGGCTCACCGTTGTCATCGCCTACGGGTTCGTGGCTCGCGCGCTCACGGGGCCGACGCTGAGCCCGCTCGGGCAGCTCGTGACGCGGGTCATCACTCCCCGACTCCCCGTTGCACCGAAGCTGGTAGCCGGTCCGCCGAAGCGCTTCGCCCAAGGGATCGGCGTCGTCTTCTCGGTGACCGCCGCGGTGCTGGCCCTGGGCTTCGGGGCACGGGGCGCCGCCGACGTGGTGCTCGGGCTCCTGGTCGTCGCGGCGACGCTGGAGTCGGTGTTCGCCTACTGCGTCGGCTGCCATCTGTTCGCGTTGCTCATGAGGATCGGCCTCATCCCCGCCGAGGTGTGCGAGCGCTGCAACGACATCTGGGCGACCGCGGAACGAGCCTAG